In Pseudomonas glycinae, the DNA window ACACCTCCCAGTCAGCATCTTCCAGCGCCTGAAGGGCAGCCGCACGATCGGTGGAAAGCCGCTGACGCTGACGCTGTACCAGTTTTCGATAGGCACCACTGGCCAGCAATCCGGCCAGAACCGCCTCGCAGAACCTCGAGGTGCCCATGCAACTGATCATCTTGACCCGCGCCATACGCTCGATCAGCTCGCCATCGGCCACCACGAAACCCACACGCAGCGAGCTGCTCAAGGTCTTGGAAAAGCTGCCGACGTAAATCACCCGCCTCTCGTCATCCAGCGCTGCCAGTCGAGTACCGCTACCGTTGTGCAAGTCGGCGTAGACATCATCTTCGATCAGCCTCAGAGCGTAGATCCTGCTCAACTCCAGGATTCGTCGGGCGACCGCCGGCAACAGGCAACTGCCCGTGGGATTGTGGTGGTGACTGTTGATGAACAGCGCCGACGGCCGAAACTGCTGCAGCAACGTCTCGAGCGCTTCGACATCCGGCCCGCCCGCCGTGCGACGAACCTCCAGCATGCGCACGCCGTGCAGGCGCAGGAGATCGAACAGGGGCGCATAACCGGGGGTCTCGACCACGACGCAATCACCGGCCTTGAACAACGTCCGCACGATCAGGTCCAGTCCGTGGCTGGCGCCAGCGGTGGTCATCACCTGTTCTTCGGCGGCCTTGATATTAAGCAACCCCAGGCGTTTGACGATCTGTTCGCGCAACGCCGGCAGGCCCAGGGGCGTGCTGTAGTTGAACAGACTGGCCATGTCGGCGCGCGTCACCTCGCGGATCGCATAGCCAAGATCATCAGGCTCGCGCCAACTCTCCGGCAGGACGCCACTGCCCAGCGTCAAACCGCCGCGCCATCGGGTGGCTGGATCGCCCCCACTGCACTGCCCCTCACTGGCGGAGCCATCGATCGCCTTGCAACACTCCGGCAGCGAAGCCGCCACAATGAAACCCGAGCCCTGGCGCGAGGCCAGAACGCCCTGCGTCACCAGCCGCTCGCAGGCCTCCATGACGCACGACTGGCTGAGCAGATTGCACCGGGCTATGTGTCGCACGGAGGGCAGGCGCGTCGTCGGCGGCACCTGCCCTTGCATGATCCAGTCGATCAACCCGTCAACAATCTGCTGTACGACCGGCACCATTGCCTGTCGGTCAATTCTCAATTCCATGAGCACGCAAACTCCTGTCCGTTTTTGCTGGCGGCAGTAAATCACAGCCACGTCCTTGAGACTGTGCGACAAAACCGCCAAAAACCTCCTTTCTCAATATTTGAAACACATTGTTTAGCGAATTCACGGAGCCACCCCCGAGACGATAAAAGCCCGCCGATGGGCGGGCTCGTTCATGCATCAGCCAATGGCCTCTCAGAAGGCGGTCACGCCACCATCCACGGCCAGCGAATGGCCGGTGGTAAACGCCGCGCCATCACTGCACAGGTACAGCACGGCGCTGGCAATTTCCTCGACCTTGCCGATACGACCGACCGGGTGCATCGCGTTGGCAAATTCGCCTTTCTTCGGATCCGCTTCATAGGCGCGACGGAACATGTCGGTGTCGATCACTGCCGGGCATACGGCGTTGACGCGGACTTTCTTCTTGGCGTATTCGATGGCGGCGGACTTGGTCAGGCCGATCACCGCGTGCTTGGAAGCCGCATAGATGCTCATCTTCGGCGCAGCGCCCAATCCAGCCACCGACGCGGTGTTGACGATCGCCCCGCCGCCCTGAGCCAGCAGCAACGGCAGCTGGTACTTCATGCACAGCCAGACGCCCTTGACGTTGACGCCCATGATCGCGTCGAACTCGTCCATCGAGCCTTCGGCCAGTTTGCCCTTCTCGATCTCGATCCCGGCGTTGTTGAAGGCATAGTCGAGACGGCCGTAGGTATTGATTACCTCGTCCATCAGATTCTTCACTTCGCTTTCGACGGTCACGTTGCAGCGCACGAAGGTCGCTTCGCCGCCGGCTGTACGAATCAGCGCCACGGTGCCCTCGCCCCCGGCCGCATCCAGATCGGCCACCACCACTTTCAGACCTTCGGCGGCGAACGCCTGGGCCGTCGCGCGGCCGATGCCGTTGGCCGCGCCGGTGACGACGGCTACCTGACCGGAAAACGTCATGCTCATTGTTATGTCCTCGAATGCGGGGGGATTGATGAAGGCAGCATAGCCAGAGGGGCCTGAGTGACGTCAGCACTATCAAAAGGCCGGTTAGGCTTGCATGAATCGCAGTGATGAAACCCATGGATCGACTATCACCGTACTGGATCGGCCTGCATTCGCCCCGTGAGCCAACCTTGCGGCATCGCTCATGAAGGTCTATCAACAAGGCTTCATTCAACTCGAGTGCCTGTCATGACCAACCAGACCAATCGCCAGTTCCTGCTCGCCAAACGCCCGGTGGGCGCCGCCACCCGCGAGACCTTCACCTATCAGGAAGTCCCGGTCGGCGAGCCGGCGGCAGGGCAGATTCTGGTCAAGAACGAATACCTGTCCCTCGACCCGGCCATGCGCGGCTGGATGAACGAAGGCAAGTCCTACATTCCGCCGGTGGGTCTGGGCGAAGTCATGCGCGCGTTGGGCGTGGGTAAAGTCGTCGCCTCGAACAACCCGGAGTTCGCGGTCGGGGACTACGTCAATGGTGCGCTGGGCGTGCAGGATTATTTCCTCGGTGAGCCCAGAGGTTTCTACAAAGTCCATCCGAAACTGGCGCCGCTGCCGGTTTATCTGTCCGCACTGGGCATGACCGGCATGACCGCCTACTTCGCCCTGCTCGATGTCGGCGCACCGAAGGCTGGCGATACCGTGGTGCTGTCCGGCGCTGCGGGCGCGGTGGGCAGCATTGCCGGGCAGATTGCCAAGATCAAGGGTTGCCGGGTAGTCGGGATCGCCGGCGGCGCGGACAAGTGCAAGTTCCTGGTCGATGAACTGGGCTTCGACGGCGCCATCGACTACAAGAGCGAAGACGTGTTGGCCGGCCTTAAACGCGAATGCCCGAAAGGTGTGGACGTGTATTTCGACAACGTCGGCGGCGATATCCTCGACGCCGTGCTCAGCCGTATCAACCTGAAAGCACGCGTGGTGATCTGCGGCGCAATCAGCCAGTACAACAATAAGGAGGCGGTCAAAGGCCCGGCCAACTACTTGTCGCTGCTGGTCAACCGCGCGCGGATGGAAGGCTTCGTGGTGATGGATTACGCCGCGCAGTACGCCAGCGCCGCCCAGGAAATGGCCGGCTGGATGGCCAAGGGTCAGCT includes these proteins:
- a CDS encoding NADP-dependent oxidoreductase; the protein is MTNQTNRQFLLAKRPVGAATRETFTYQEVPVGEPAAGQILVKNEYLSLDPAMRGWMNEGKSYIPPVGLGEVMRALGVGKVVASNNPEFAVGDYVNGALGVQDYFLGEPRGFYKVHPKLAPLPVYLSALGMTGMTAYFALLDVGAPKAGDTVVLSGAAGAVGSIAGQIAKIKGCRVVGIAGGADKCKFLVDELGFDGAIDYKSEDVLAGLKRECPKGVDVYFDNVGGDILDAVLSRINLKARVVICGAISQYNNKEAVKGPANYLSLLVNRARMEGFVVMDYAAQYASAAQEMAGWMAKGQLKSKEDIVEGLETFPETLGKLFSGENFGKLVLKV
- a CDS encoding PLP-dependent aminotransferase family protein, with translation MELRIDRQAMVPVVQQIVDGLIDWIMQGQVPPTTRLPSVRHIARCNLLSQSCVMEACERLVTQGVLASRQGSGFIVAASLPECCKAIDGSASEGQCSGGDPATRWRGGLTLGSGVLPESWREPDDLGYAIREVTRADMASLFNYSTPLGLPALREQIVKRLGLLNIKAAEEQVMTTAGASHGLDLIVRTLFKAGDCVVVETPGYAPLFDLLRLHGVRMLEVRRTAGGPDVEALETLLQQFRPSALFINSHHHNPTGSCLLPAVARRILELSRIYALRLIEDDVYADLHNGSGTRLAALDDERRVIYVGSFSKTLSSSLRVGFVVADGELIERMARVKMISCMGTSRFCEAVLAGLLASGAYRKLVQRQRQRLSTDRAAALQALEDADWEVFGKPTGGLFIWARSPVADEARLRRHALRCGVRLACATSFSPSGEACDWQRINVAYACDPRARQFFRDTAMDRPRTF
- a CDS encoding SDR family oxidoreductase translates to MSMTFSGQVAVVTGAANGIGRATAQAFAAEGLKVVVADLDAAGGEGTVALIRTAGGEATFVRCNVTVESEVKNLMDEVINTYGRLDYAFNNAGIEIEKGKLAEGSMDEFDAIMGVNVKGVWLCMKYQLPLLLAQGGGAIVNTASVAGLGAAPKMSIYAASKHAVIGLTKSAAIEYAKKKVRVNAVCPAVIDTDMFRRAYEADPKKGEFANAMHPVGRIGKVEEIASAVLYLCSDGAAFTTGHSLAVDGGVTAF